A window of Ursus arctos isolate Adak ecotype North America unplaced genomic scaffold, UrsArc2.0 scaffold_16, whole genome shotgun sequence genomic DNA:
CAGTCCACCACCACCATAGGAAGAGGGGACAGGGCCCCCACAAATGTCTTCTGCAATGGGGAAGGGATTCTCAGCAGACATGGGCCCTCCAGCCCTGGAGCCACGGGGAGGCGGGGTTGGGGTCAGGAGGTGCCTCAGCCCTGGCTCGGATCGTCACACAGCGTGACACACAGTGTTCGTGCCCCCACGGTAACTTTCCAGGTGAGTGACCATGGAGCAGTGAGGGCATCACTGCCTTGGTTCGAAGCAGGCCCGTCATCTGGGGCCGAGTGACACAGAGGCTCGTGCTGGAGCACGCTGCAGACCAGGCCCGTTTCATCCATCAGGAGCTGGTCTGGGGAGACGACCGTAGGCTAGTTCCCTTGAATGGTATTTAAGGAGGAATTCATTTTTATGATGACCTTAATGAGCATGGCCCGTGATGGACACACAGCGGCCCTCGCCGTCTTCAGCAGGAGGCGAGCGGGGACTCTGCGGGCACCCCGCTCACAGGGTCTGCTCCGGCGGTGACAAGAACAGGAGAGTCCCAGGGCTGAAGCCTGCCGCCTGGCTTTGCTAGGGTGTCGGTCACCTGTGGTAGGGGACACGCAATTGATGCATAGGGATTTTTGACATTTGCAGCTGTCGCAAATCCATGTATCCACCCTTGGTTCCcacccctgcctggggctccgAATTCTCAGAAAGGGGGAGCTGGTGGCCAGCTTCTGTGTGGTGTCCTTCCGtgggcaggcctggggagggggtgccctGGGAGTGCAGCATCCCCCGGGAAGGCGCCCTGAGCACAGACAGGAAGATGCGGCGTGGGGGGCACCCTCCCTGGCCCGAGTCCCCATCCCTGCCACGTGGAGGCATCCGGCAGCCGAGCTGAGTAAAACTGCTAAGGAGTAACACCAGTTACAGACGGGCCTGCTCGGACTCCAAGAGTGCTTTGCTGGCGCCCAGCCCAGCACTTCCCGGCTCAGCATCCACATGAGGGTCCTCGGGGAGCAGGGAGAGCCAGGCCGAGCCCGCCACCCCCTCGCTCTGCCCGGAGTGCGCCGTTGCACAGcgctcttgctggctgtgtcagTCCCTGCTCTCTGGCAGGGGATCCTCTCAGTGTCACGAGCCTCCTCagctcagtgtctctctctccgGCTCTCTCTGACCCCCTGAGCCTTCCGCTTCCCGCGGGACCGCGGGTCATGTCTCCCACTGGCGTGAAAGCAAACGATTCCTCATCACATTTAGAAACGGGCGTCCCCTGTGAGTGCTCTGATCCCCGCTAAGGAAACCATGGTGACGAGGGATGGGCGTCCATGTGCATCTCATAAAGCTGCTTACACAGGTGTGAGGAAGAACCTTCGGAGGACAGTACTTTCACTGCAACTCCCAAAGTGGCAGAGTTGAAATTCCCCTGGGACGCCGACCCAATTACTAATCAAGCCGCAGCGTGACCTCATGAGAGTTTATGTTAAATACAGGGAATGTCCTTCATAATGGCCACTGTGGGCTCTGCCAGCGGCTCATTCATATTCACGGCCACTCACACCCGCAGGCCCGCTGGTCATGAAGCTGGGAGCTGCCCCGCGCCCCACGAGGACGAGGACCGGCCTGCAGGACAAccgtcctgcccctgccccagactGGGCACATGCCAACCCCAGCAGGAGACGACAGGCTGTCTCCCAGAGATGCAGAGGCACGGAGACACCTGGGGGGGTGGTATGGGAACCCAAAGGGGTCCCAGGTGGGGGCTTGACGGGACCTGTCGGATGTCTGGAGCCAAAGGGTCCCGGAAGCCCCATCTTCCCTCTCAGGGCCCACCCTCTCCGCCTCTGCCTTCCCACCTCGCCACTCCCCTGCCGGGCCCCTCTGAAAACTCTTACTTTCTCCAAACGTGGTTGTGACGCGGTGCCTGGAGCTGGCTGCCTGGGTCTGCGCTGGACGCGAGCACCGTTCACGCAAGTTCTTTGACTCTGGAGACAGGACAGGTGTGGGCCTTGAGCTTAAAGCCTGCTGAAGGGTGAGGAGCGAAGGGCTCACGCAGGCCTGCTGGGCACAGGGGGCGTGGCCGGGTGGGCAGGAGCGCTCTGgaggccccgcctcctgcctgtCCCAAACCCCAGGGACCAAGGCTCGCAGGCTTTTCCGTGCCTCACCCgcagccactccccctgctctcggCTGCCCGGTGGAGAGTGGCTGGCTTCCGGGAGCAAGTGTAAAGACCCTGCCCTCAGAGCCCAGCCTGGGCTGAGACCCTGCCCTCCACACACCTCCCTCACCTCTGGGCCAGGACGGGAGGTCCGAGGCCTGCCGTGACCTGCGGGTCTGCCTGGGCCCGCTGGGCAGGCACTCTTACCTGGGAGagcctgctgggggtgggggggcagcaggaggaggggaggctggaggagCAGCTGAGGCCGCATTGGCTCCGCCAGCAGTGTGCACGCTTCCCGCCTCAGgttctgagcagggagtccccgCTCCCAATCTCATGCTGAGCAAAcctcagagttggggtggggACGCATGTTCCCCAGGGGCCCGGCTGACGGAGAATCACCCTCCAGGGAAATGGAGCAGAGAGCCCCCCAGCTGGTGGGACCATGGCAGAACTTTGGGTTTTAATGGCTCGGCGCCCACCCCCACCGAGGAAGGAGGTTCCTGTGCGGCTTGTCCAAGTCCTGGCCCACAGACTCTGAGAGCAGCGGACGGGGTCATCTTACAGCCTGAGTCTGAGTGCTCATGATGTAGCAGTAACTGGAACAACGTTTGAGGTCCGGGGACAGGCCATTCAGAGGCTGATCCCCGTGGGCTACCGGCGGAGGCCGGAGCCTTTATTGTGGCTCCTGCTGGACAAGCATCTCCTGCCACAGCTCAGCTGATGCGCTTGGGTTGAAGCAAACATTAGCTTCTCAGGCTCAcctccctcacacacactctcGGTGCCTGGGGAttctcctgccacagggcctttgcacatgcggGTCTGGCCTCGGGGGAAGGCTCCCCTGACCCTGTATGGGGCAGGGCCTCCATTACACACTGCCCCTGCACCCGCAAACTCTCCTGGTTCCCACCATGTCTGTGCCTACTGTTTCCTGCTGGGAACATTATCTGGCAAATAGTAGGAACTTAATTTGCATCTGTAAAGAAACAGTGAATGCAGGAGTGAAGGGCATGCAGCCCGAGTGTCCAGTCCTTCCCCATCTGTGGCTGAATGATGTGCCTGGTGCCTGCAGGCCCTGCATTCCCACCTGTGCTCCAGGGCTCACCCCCCCACACTGTGAGCCCCCAAACACCTGGGGAGCTCTCGAAACCCTAAATCCTTAACCTGCTCTCAAGTCTCCAGACATTGCCTTCTCCCCTAAAACAGTTAACCCCTGGGACAAGAGCTGCCAGCGAGATCCAGAGAAGAGCTGGGTTTCCAGGCTTCCCTTATTTAAACAAGGAATTACCGCTCACTCTCTCTGGGAAGCTCAGCTTCAGGGCACACTTCACGCTCTGCTCTTCAAAGTTTCAAAGTCTGCACACGTGGGCCGTGGGTCCCCCAGACCCTGAAGGGAATTGGTTTGTCACACAGGATCAGAACAGGGGCCGCCTCAGACATGCACACGGAcaagcccaggaccctgcggggggggggggggggtcccaagGCAACGACCTAATCACCAGTAACTGCAAATATAAGAACACAACTACCTGTGAGCAGACCCGCAGCACGCAGCAGGCTGGGCCCAGAGCCCCACAGAGGGGCTGTGAGGGCTCAGGCAGGGGGACCTATCCTCAGGCAGCCTGGACCTATCCTAGGCTCTTTGGTGGACATGTCCATGTCCTTCCCAACCTCACCGCTCTTCCCAAACAAGGGACACCAGATCTAGGGGCCGGCCTGCAGCTCCTAGGTGGCAGGTGCATGGTCTGGGGCCCTCGGGGCcttgctgcccccacccccagcccctgcggGCGGGTTCTGGGAGGCTCCCCCAGGGTGGGTGGGCgtcccagggaacaggcagggaggggcccacGTCCGTCCCCCTTTGGGTGTGGCCAGGGGGCGCACACGCCTGCACGTACCCTCCATCCCAGGCCGCGGTCCTTCTGAGCCCGGAGGGACTGTCGCAGAACGTGTGGGAGgttcccctcccagcccagcccgcTGAGTGACAGCCATTGCGGCCTCAGCCCGGGGCCTCGCCCAGCGATAGCACACTAGGGAGACGTTTGGCCGAAGGCCATTAAGCTGCGGTGGAGCTTAGGCCTTGCGCCCCCGTTCCTGCCCCGCGTTGAAGGGCCCGTGTGTGTGAGGTGTCTCTGCTGCCCATCTCTCCACTGAGTCACGGCCGTTCAGCCGgactgtccccacccccagctctgagcTCATCAGCTCTGCCATCACTCATCTGTCCCCAGAGCTGTGGCGTGGGGCCAAGGAAACTTGGGTCCCACGAGGGCTCTGCTGCCCCAAGCGGCTGGAATAGCTCCGAGAATGCCGGGGCAGGGCCTCCGTGTGATGGGGGGACACGGTCCTGAGGCCCCGGCTCTGCCCCTTCTGGCCCCAAGGCCGTGGGTATGTAGACAGGCCGGCTGCTCCAGCTGCTGCCTGAGTCTGAGGATGTTGGTCCGACTTCGAGGCAGAAAAGGAAGATGTTGTGTCCACACGATGATGCCATTTCCCCTCTGCCTGACCTGGCTTTGGCCACAGCCTCCCTGCCAGACGCAGGACAGCTCCGGCCAGCACCCCGGAAAAGAGCCCCCTGCAGACCCTCACCACCTGCCTGAGCACCGGGCTCGGCCCAGTGCCCGGCACATGGCAGGGGCCCACACCGCCCCTCGGGGCTCATGGCGATCTCTCCACCAAGCTTTGCTGTCAGGAAGCCCTTGAAGGAGCACGGACGTGGTGTCTCATACACAGCCCAGGGACTGACTGGGCTCTGGCCCATCCCTCCATGAATTCGGACTCAAGTCTGGACAAAACGCAAACAAGGAGTACTGCTGAGGACACACGAGGGGCTACGACTCTGATAGAAACCCCATCTTCCCAGCGAAAGAAACTGGGACGGGGCCCCTGTAGGCCAGGGAGCGGAGGGGATCCTGGAAGGGAGAGACGGACAAGAGGGTTTCCTCATCGGGTGCACGGCCCTGCACTCACCTCAGAACGACCCTGGAGGGCGCACGCGTGAAGCCCTGCCCACAGAAGGCCAGGCAGGCCTGTGTGCCACACTGCGGTCAGCATCTCCAGGGGATGAGAACAGGACCCGGAGTCACCGCTCGGCATCCCGCTGCTCAGGACGTAAAACAAAATCACTCAGCACAAACCGGGAAAATGAGCCATCCTCAGGAGGACGGACAACGGCCAGATGCCAGCCCCGGGATGACCAGGTACTTACAGTGGGCGTCCTGACTATGTTTtccgtgatctctctctctctctctctcacagacacacacagaatatgacataaaatgaatgataagaattctcagcagagaaataggaaatataaaaaataaccaatGAGTATTTTTGAATCCCAAAATACggtatctgaaataaaaaattcactgatGGACTCATAGCAGAACAGAGATGAAGGAGAAAGTCAGTGAACTTGGAGGTAAATGGA
This region includes:
- the LOC123001300 gene encoding uncharacterized protein LOC123001300 isoform X4, producing the protein MQGPPATVLVTCVFKDRGTTEPCPRGLWPWEAEPPGTCPGSCQLPSCSCALIAPSARLEATAATQSPRLEDTAATRRPRQRHKQAQRSLVSSNSGMPSGDSGSCSHPLEMLTAVWHTGLPGLLWAGLHACALQGRSESQRTCVNGARVQRRPRQPAPGTASQPRLEKVTDTLAKPGGRLQPWDSPVLVTAGADPVSGVPAESPLASC
- the LOC123001300 gene encoding uncharacterized protein LOC123001300 isoform X3 → MQGPPATVLVTCVFKDRGTTEPCPRGLWPWEAEPPGTCPGSCQLPSCSCALIAPSARLEATAATQSPRLEDTAATRRPRQRHKQAQRSLVSSNGMPSGDSGSCSHPLEMLTAVWHTGLPGLLWAGLHACALQGRSEQALSSRPTPVLSPESKNLRERCSRPAQTQAASSRHRVTTTFGESDRHPSKARRQASALGLSCSCHRRSRPCERGARRVPARLLLKTARAAVCPSRAMLIKVIIKMNSSLNTIQGN
- the LOC123001300 gene encoding uncharacterized protein LOC123001300 isoform X1; the protein is MQGPPATVLVTCVFKDRGTTEPCPRGLWPWEAEPPGTCPGSCQLPSCSCALIAPSARLEATAATQSPRLEDTAATRRPRQRHKQAQRSLVSSNSGMPSGDSGSCSHPLEMLTAVWHTGLPGLLWAGLHACALQGRSEQALSSRPTPVLSPESKNLRERCSRPAQTQAASSRHRVTTTFGESDRHPSKARRQASALGLSCSCHRRSRPCERGARRVPARLLLKTARAAVCPSRAMLIKVIIKMNSSLNTIQGN
- the LOC123001300 gene encoding uncharacterized protein LOC123001300 isoform X2, whose amino-acid sequence is MQGPPATVLVTCVFKDRGTTEPCPRGLWPWEAEPPGTCPGSCQLPSCSCALIAPSARLEATAATQSPRLEDTAATRRPRQRHKQAQRSLVSSNSGMPSGDSGSCSHPLEMLTAVWHTGLPGLLWAGLHACALQGRSEALSSRPTPVLSPESKNLRERCSRPAQTQAASSRHRVTTTFGESDRHPSKARRQASALGLSCSCHRRSRPCERGARRVPARLLLKTARAAVCPSRAMLIKVIIKMNSSLNTIQGN